ATTCTCCGGCTGTTCGAGCGAGCTTTTCGATGAGAGCAGGATGATACCGAATGCCCATTTCCAGCATGGCATTAACAGCATCACGAAACGAAACAATCAAACCTTGTTGTTTTGCCTTCAATAAAATACCGAGCGTACCCGTCACGCGCATTCCGAGGTATTCCGCCACGTTGCGCCCCAGTTTTTCATCAATAATGACCCACTCCGCCCCCATACGCTTTGCCATGTCGATGGTATGCTTTTCGCCTTTATCCAATTCCAACAATATGCCGGTATGAATAACGGGCAGCGATGTCACTTCTCGAACCCACGGCAATGTGCGCAAGTCAGGAACGGAAACCACCCCGCCAACCGCACACTCGTCGATGACTTCGGAAACAACATGAATCTCACCCAACACTTGCGGCAACAGCTCAAGCTGGTGAATACCCGCTAAAGAAATGAAGGGAGTTGTATTGCAAAAAATCATCAAAGTAACGCCGTTTCACGTTCAAAATCATCGCTGGAATCTTCCAGCAATACCGCACCCGCATCCCACGCCATCCGCAAAAAGGCAACACGGGGGATTTCTAGCCAACTTGCCGCCGTACCTGAGCTGATACGTCCTTCTTTAAACAGGTTAATCGCGGCTTGCTGTTTGAGGTATTCCGCAAACCGTTCAGCGTTCAAATGCAGTCCGATCAGAATTTCAGACGGACACGTAATGGATATAGTTTGTTTCATTTTTCACCCCGCTTGCTATTGGTAACGGTGTTGGATATTGCTGCTAAGTCTTGCAGGTCTTGGGCATCGGCTTCTAAAGCCTGCTCGTGTTTGCGCCGTGCGTCAAATTCAGCATAGATTGCGGCAACTTTCTGTTCCATTTGTGCGTGGCTGATGCGCCCAGCCGTTTGCAAAATAGGCTTATCGTTAAAGGTTAGCAGTCTATCGACATTGTTGCGCCAGTATTGCAAGGTGAGGTCTTGGCGATCTTTAACCCGCAATTCGGCTGTTTCCAGAAAAATCACGGTGAGGCGATTTAGGCTATCCACCTCATCCGCCGTCAGGTAGTTTTTGGCAATGATAATGTCTGCTTTGCGTACTACATTGCCTTTCCACGTTGTGAGATTCATATTAGGCGCATCAGCATCAGCGCGTTGCAGGATGATTTCGGCAGCGGTATTGCCCGTGACGGCATACAGCAGTTTGTTCTGTGTCTCCGCGAAAAACATCTGGGTAGCTTTGTCGGTTGCATCGTAATCGGATGACAGCATCAACAAATCACGCACTTTTTGGTAAAAGCGTTTCTCTGAAGCGCGTATATCACGGATGCGCTCCAGTAGTTCGTCGAAGTAATCGGCTCGCCCATTGGGGTTTTTCAGGCGCTCGTCATCCATCACAAACCCTTTGATCAGATACGCTTTCAGGTGAGTATTCGCCCACTTCCTGAATTCTGTACCACGAGAGCTTCGCACCCTAAAACCAATGGCAAGAATCATATCGAGCGCATAAAATTTTACACTGTATGACTTGCCGTCAGCGGCAGTTATCAAATAATCTTTAATAACTGAATCTGCCTCTAATTCCTTTTCTTTCAATATGTTCTTGATATGTGTGTTTGTGTTTTGTACAGAGGTGGCAAACAGTTCTGCTAATTGGTTTTGGTTCATCCACACATTGCCATCACGCGCATAGAGTGATACGGCGGCTTTGCCATCCTTGGTATTGTAAATGATAAAGTTTTGTTCGTTTTCAACTGCCATTATGCTTTCTCCAATGCGCTTGCCAACTCTACTTTCAACTCATCCTGCACTGCTGCAATCTCCGCCAACAACCGCTGGTATTTTTCCAGCAACACATCGGGGTCATGGCTTGCCGCCTCCAGTGCGTTCGGGTTTTTGCGGTCGAGGTTGTAAATCGGCCAGAAAATCCGATCCCCCGCGCTGCGTTCGTCGCGCTCTTGCTGACGTAGGGCTTCCACCTCCAAACGCAAAGCCGCGATTTGTTCCTCCACCGCCAACCGTTGCGCTGCGTCTTTGTCGCCCTTGATGCTGTCCCGCAAGCCTTTGATATTGCTTTCCATATCGCTGGCTTGATTGCCTAAGTTTTCCGCCCTGTCCCAATGCGGTTGGGCGCGGCTTTCGGCATCGTCTTTCAAAGCTTTGAAATCGACTTTCCAAGCGCGTGCGTTTTCGACCCGTGCCGCAAAGCCGTCGGCTTCATCGCCCCACCAGTCTGTTTCCGCCTGAAACTCTTCCAGCCGGATCGGTTTGGTTTTGGAATAACTCTTGTAACCCGCCGGATACGGGTGTTCGTAATACCAAATGGTTTCCGTCGGCTTGCCCTTGGTGAAAAACAGCAGGTTGGATTTGATGCCGGTATACGGGCTAAACACCCCATTCGGCAAGCGCACAATGGTATGCAGGCTGCATTCGTCCAGCAGTTTCTTTTTGACCTTGGCTTTCACGCCTTCGCCAAACAGCGTGCCATCGGGCAGCACCACCGCACCGCGCCCCTCACTTTTGAGCAATTTGTCGATGATCAGCACCAGAAACATATCGGCGGTTTCGCGGGTACGGATATCCAGCGGGTAATCGTTGCCGGATGTGCCTTCTTCAATGCCGCCAAACGGTGGGTTAGTGATAATGCAATCGCGCCGATCCAGCGGCGACCATTCGTTCCAGCCCTTTGCCAGCGTATTGCGGTGTTCAATTTGACTGGGTACATCAATGCCATGCAACAGCAAGTTGGTGCTGCACAGCAAATGCGGCAACTGCTTCTTTTCAAAGCCGAAAATGCTGGCTTCAATCGCCACCTTGTCTGCGGTGCTGGATTGCGCGGTGAGTTGCGCGTGCAAGTGGTCAATGCTCGCAGTCAAAAAGCCACCCGTACCACACGCCGGGTCAAGCACAGTTTCGCGCTTATCCAGACGCGGATTCACCCTTTGCACCATGAAATGCGTCAAGGCTCGCGGGGTATAAAACTCGCCCGCATTGCCCGCGCTGCGCAAGTCATTGAGGATTTGCTCGTAAATGTCGCCCATGTGCTGGCGTTCTTTGAGGTCGTGGAAGTCGATGCCTTCTTCGAGCTTTTCGATCACCTCCAGCAACAACGTGCCGGATTTCATGTAGTTGTTGGAATCTTCAAACACACTGCGGATGACCTGCTTTTTCAGATCGCCGTGGACTTCCAGTTCCTTGAGTTGCGGAAACACGGTGTTATTGACGTACTCAATCAACTCACTCGGCTTCATTTGCGGCTGCATTTTGCCCTGACTATCCACCAGATATGCCGCCCAATTACGCCAGCGGCAATCCTCCGGCAATGGGGATTGGTAACGGGCATCGTCGTCTTCCCACTCATCTTCACGCTGATCAAACACTTTCAGGAACAGCATCCACGCCAATTGCCCAATGCGTTGCGCGTCGCCATCCAGCCCTGCGTCTTTGCGCATAATGTCCTGGATAGTTTTGATGGTGCTGCTGAGATTCATGGATATTCCTAGTAGAAACGGGGGATTAGGTTATTGAAGCAAGTATTGCCAAGCAGGCACGATAGTAATGCGCTTACCGTCGATAGTCAGCACGTCTGCACGTTCTTGCGTGACCAGCGTTGCTTCCTCCAAGCCGGTATAACGCATTCCTTCCAGCAAGCCATTGATTTCACGTTCCAATGTCGCGGGTGTGCGTATATCCACGCTCACATTGACCAGTTGGGATGGCTTGCCCGGTACGTAAAAATCCACTTCCTGCGTTTGTTTGTAGTAATACACTTCACGGCTTTGGCGGCGTAAATGCAGGAATACCAGATTCTCATACAACTTGCTGTAATCCGGTGACAGGGAGGTGTGCAACAGCGTTTTAAAACCGTTATCCACCGCGTAAATCTTACGGGGTTGATGTTGTTCCTCGCGGACTGAATTGCGGAAAATCGACACATTGAACAAGGTATAGGCATCTTCCAGATAGCCCAAATAGTGGTACAACGTTTCTTTGCTGACTTTATGCCCCAGCCCTTTGTATTCATTAAACAGCTTGTTAACGCTAATCAGTGTGCCAATATTGCTCATCGCGTAGCGAATCAGATGACGCAATAACGTGGTGTTTTTGATGTCATAACGTTCGATCAAGTCGCGGTAGATGATTAAATCCAGATAATCACGCCAAGTGCGCTGCTGAATATCGGGTGTTTCCCCAAAGGTTTCCGCAAACCCGCCCTGATGCAAATAGTTGTTGAAAGCGTGTTGGATGTAGCTGCGGCTATGGGATGAATGCAGGTTAACGTCAATCTGGTGGTAAGCCAGATATTCACGGAAGGAAAACGGGAAGACTTCATACGTCAGGGTTCGCCCGCGCAAACTGGTAGCAATTTCTTGGCTCAACAAGCGTGACGATGAACCTGTTACAAACAATTGTACATTCAAGGTGTCGTGGATGCGCCGCACATAGCGTTCCCATTCAGGAATATTCTGAATTTCATCAAGGAACAAGTAGACCTTTTCGGTGCGCTTGTCGGGGTAAAGCGCGTAATAACCTTCCATCAGACTGTCTAAATCTTGCAAGGTTAAGGGATGCAGACGGTCATCCTCAAAATTCAAGTAGATGATATTACGCGGGTCAACGCTGGCGCGTAGTTGATTAATCAGCCCATACAGCAAGTAAGTTTTACCGCAGCGGCGCACCCCGATCAGGGAAATGATCTTGCGGCTATCCACGGGGATCACTTGCTCACGCGCAATCACCTGTTTGGGTGGTGCATCCTGAAAATCAGTAATGAGCCGCTGAAAGAGTGCTTGCATGGCGTTTCTTTCCTTCTAAAAAAGAACAGTATTTACCAATTATAGACGCTTTCAGAAGAACAGATTGAAGATTTTAACCCTCACTTCGATACAACGCCTGCTCCAATGCCGTCACCGCTTGGTTGTACTGCGCCACCCCGCCGAAAATCGTGCGCCGAATCTGCATTTTGGTGCCAAAACGATCAAACGGCGGCATCTCCAACACTTGCGGATCTTCGATGTTTTGAATGCCGTTGCTGGCGTATTTTTCCAGTAAGGTATCCAGCACCGCCCGCGCTTCTGTGCCGTATTGGCTGAAATAATCGCGCTTTTTCACCCGTTTGGCGCGTTCCTGACGGGTAAGCGGCTTCTGGTCAAACGCAAGGTGCGCAATCAAATCAAACACATCCATGTCGCTGCTGTTGGGAATAACCTCATGCAAGGTTTCCAGCGTGACACCCAGCACTTGCAATTCATCCAGCACAGCTTGCTTGCGTTCCGCGCTGTTCCAACGCCGCAAAAAATCATCGAGTGAAGCGAATTGTTCGCGCAAGTTGCTTTGTAACTGTTGCTTGAGCAACACGCGGTATTGCCCTGTGACCAGCTTGCCATCGGCATCAAGGTATTGGGTTTGCTCGGTTGCCAGTTTCACTTTCACGTCGTCGAGATAGTATTTTTCGCGTTTGCCCGTGCCACCTGTGTCCGTTTTGCCTTTGCCATAAGGCGGCACTTCTGCCTCTTCTGACCCGTCGATGGGTAACGGCGGAAGTTCGCTATCATCGGGTGGAACAATCGGCTCGTCCGCTGTGGGTTCGTAAACCGTCACTGGCTCGCCGTCAAAATCCTTGTCGGCAAACAAGCGCGTGGCATTTTTGAAATCCATCACCGTGAAATACAGTTTGTGGTAATCCTCGCGGATGCGTGTGCCACGCCCAACAATCTGCTTGAATTCGGTCATCGAATTGATGTTCTGATCCAGCACAATCAGCTTGCAGGTTTTCGCATCCACCCCCGTGGTTAACAGCTTGGAGGTGGTGGCAATCACCGGAAACGGCTGGTCATTGTCGATAAAGTTTTCCAACTCGGCTTTGCCTTCCTTGTCATCGCTGGTAATGCGCATCACGTAACGGCGATTGCTGGCAGCGGCAGGAATCAGCGTTACCAATGCTTGGCGCATCCGTTCGGCGTGGTCTTGGTCGTCGCAGAACACAATGGTTTTTGCCAGCGGATCGGTTTTGCTTAAGAACTCCCACACCCGTTTGGCAACGAGAGCAGTGCGCTGTTTTAACACCAACGTGCGGTCGTAATCCTTGGTGTTGTACTGGCGGTTTTCTACGATTTTGCCATCGCGGTCGGTTGTGCCTTTTTCTGGGGTATAGCCAAGCGCGTCCGCATCGGTCACGACCCGAATCACTTTGTATGGTGCGAGAAAGCCGTCTTCAATGCCTTGCTTCAGCGAATAGGTGTAGATCGGATTGCCAAAATACTTGAGGTTGAATTCCGGCACTTTGACGGCATTGTCGCCTTTGGCGGGTTTCACTTCTTTGGGTGTTGCGGTCAAACCCAAATGTGTGGCACTGCTGAAATAATCCAGCACCTCACGCCATGAGGAATCTTCCGCCGCACGGCCGCGATGACACTCATCAATCACTACCAAATCAAAGAAATCTGCCGGAAATTGGCGGTAGATTTGCTGCTCTTCTTCTTTGCCTGTGACCGCTTGGTAGAGTGATAGGTAAATCTCGAAGTTCTTTTTGGCAGTACGATTCTCGATCTTGTGCATGTATTCGCCGAATGGAGCGAAATCCTGCCGCATGGTTTGATCGACTAGCACGTTACGATCCGCCAGAAACAAAATGCGCTGTTTCGCCTTGGCTTTCCACAGTCCCCAGATGATTTGAAAAGCGGTATAGGTTTTGCCCGTTCCTGTTGCCATGACCAGCAAAATGCGCTGCTGACCCTTGGCAACCGCTTCGATGGTGCGGTTAATCGCCACGCGCTGGTAATAACGCGGTTGGTTAGCATGGAGCGCAGAATAATACGGCTGTTCCAATAACTGCTGGGTGGGCAAGTCAGTTAAACCTTTCCATTGCAGGTAAATCGCCAACAAGGTGGCGAGGGTAGGAAACTGATCCAACGCGAATTCTTGGATAACAGGTTGCGAAATGCCGCTGCGGTCTTGCATCACAAAACCATCACCGTTGGAGCTGAAGGCAAACGGCACATCCAGCATTTCCGCATAGGCGAGTGCTTGCTGAATTCCATGCCCGATGGAAAATTTGTTTTGCTTGGCTTCAATCACCGCAATCGGCAAATTAGGGCGGGCATACAGCACAAAATCCGCACGGCGCAAACCGCCTTGCACGTCAGGGTCGGTCAGGCGCACTGCCAGATTGCCCCATACTTTAACGCGCCCCGCCGTGATCACTTCCTCACGGAATTGGTGTTGTTGCCAACCCGCTTGCAACAACGCGGGCGTGATGTATTTGGTACAAATATCGCGTTCGGTGAGGGTGCGTTTATCCATGCGGCTACGGCTCAATTGGCGGGTGAGTGTGCCAGTTTACCTTTTGTGCAAAATAAAGCTGTGACAGCTATCAACACCTTGATGATGTCAGCAACACGCTTGCCCGGATGCCGTCGGCGTGCAGCAAGCGCCGCCAGCCTCCACGACTGGCGCACCTGAGAATTGCTCATCAAACGCCGCATCCAGCTTTTGCGCCGCTTCGTCGCGGATATGGCGGGCAATTTCTACCGCTGTTTGGATGTGATCTTCCGACACGCCCAAGGAACGCAGCCGCTGCACTTGGCACAGCCCCATGCTGGGGTGTTTCGCCGCAATGCCCGCCGCCAATGATACCAGCGCGACGATAGAAGAATGTAAGGGAATTGTTTGCTCGCTCATGATTGTTTTCCTATCAAACCCGCTTCATACCAACCCCGGCTACGATTAACAATCGCAACCACCGACAACATCACCGGCACTTCCACCAACACCCCAACCACGGTTGCCAACGCTGCCCCGGAATTAAAGCCAAACAACGCAATCGCCGTTGCCACCGCCAATTCAAAAAAATTGCTCGCCCCAATCAGCGCGGAAGGTGCCGCCACGCAATGCGCTACCCCAAACTGCCGGTTCAGCCAATACGACAGCATCGAATTAAAATATACCTGAATGATAATCGGGATCGCCAACAACAGAATAATCAGCGGTTGCGCCAACACCTGTTGCCCCTGAAACCCGAACAGCAACACCAACGTCACCAACAACGCCACCAGCGAAACGGGTTGCAACGTGTGCAGGGTGGCTTCCAATTTACCTTGGGACAGCAACACCTGACGCAACACTTGGCTAAGCGCCACCGGAATCACGATATAAATCAGTACCGACAAAAACAGCGTATCCCACGGCACACTGATTGCCGAAATACCCAGCAACAAGCCCACCAGCGGCGCAAATGCAACAATCATAATGGTGTCATTCAACGCTACTTGCGAGAGGGTGAAATTAGCATCGCCTTTCGACAGATTGCTCCACACAAACACCATCGCGGTGCAAGGCGCTGCTGCCAACAAAATTAGCCCAGCAATGTAGCTATCCAATTGATCTGCCGGAAGCCATTCGGCAAACAGCACGCGGATGAACAACCAGCCCAGCAATGCCATCGAAAACGGTTTCACCAACCAGTTGATGAATAAGGTCACACCAATGCCTTTCCAGTGTTGCCCCACCTCGCGCATCGCGCCAAAGTCGATTTTTAACAACATCGGAATAATCATTAGCCAGATCAGCGCAGCGACGGGCAAATTCACTTTTGCCACTTCCAGCGTGCTGATCGCTTGAAACAGGTCAGGGAATAAGCTACCCAATGCGATACCGACCACGATGCACAGCAGCACCCACACGGTCAGGTAGCGTTCAAATAATCCCATCGACGCGCCAGCAGCTTGTTTCGCGGTGATTTCACATTGGGCGCTCATGTTTAGGCTCCCTGTTCGGAGGCAAGCGTGGTTTGACCGATGTCGTCCAAATGCTTTTGCAGGGCGAATGTATCCAATGTATTCATCGGCAAACAGGTGAAAATATCAATACGATTGTAAAGCTGACGGTAGGCTTCGCGGAAAGCGGCTAAACGGGTGATTTCGTCACCTTCTACTTCCGCTGGATCAGGTACGCCCCAATGTGCGGTCATCGGCTGACCCGGCCATACTGGGCACATTTCCGCCGCAGCTTTGTCACACACGGTAAAGACAAAATCCAACTTGGGGGCATCAGGGGTAGCGAATTCTGCCCAATCTTTGCTGCGCAACTCGGCGGTTTCGTAGTTTAAACGCTTGAGCAGGTCGACAGTCATCGGGTGTACTTCGCCACGCGGGTGACTGCCAGCACTGTACGCTTTGAATTTACCCATCCCCAAACGGTTGAGGATAACTTCCCCCATCACGCTACGCGCAGAATTGCCCGTGCAAAGAAACAGAACATTAAACATGGTATGCCTCATCTCAAGATTGCTAAGAAGCCCACAGTATACGCTAAAACGAATATATTAAATATGGCACAAACAGCATCACAGAATATTCATATTTTCGCCGCTGTCATCTTAATCAATCGCCAGTAAAAACATTGCAATTCCCTAGGAACACTCGATAATGAGGGTATTTGGAGGCCATTCCATGCAAACGTTCACCGATTACGGACAAAATGCCATCAATAATTTGGCGCAACGCTATGGCGTTTCCAACGATGCCGTCACCCACATGCTGTACGCCGTGATGAATGGCAACGGCACCATGGCGCAATTCAACTACCCCGAACTCGGCGGCGGCGGGCAGTGGATGCAAGGCGGCATGACCATGGTGGGCGATATGTTCAACTACGGCCTGAAAGCCAAAGTCGACGGCCTGTGCGTGGAATTGTCCAATCTGTTAGGCGGGCAACAAGCGGTATTCATGCCAGTCAATAACCCCAGCAACCCCCAAGGCAGCCGCAACTGGTGGCCGGATGAGCTGGGCATGGCATCCACTACCGGCGCACAAAACAACAGCCGTTACGCCTATTTCCCGTCTACCTGCCGTTTAGCGGTCGATATTAACGGGCAAGTCACTGTTTATAACACGCTGGATCACCAAATCGGCGGCGTATCGCAACAGCAAGGCGGCAACAATTCCATGACATTCAGCAGTCAATACGGCACGGTGGCAGTTGACCAATTGCCCATCGTGTCGGTGAATGGCGTTGCCCCCTTCGTGCCAGCGCCCGCCCCTGCCCCGTACTACCCAAGCAACAACAATGTTAGCAATAATAACAACAGCAATAACGCTCCCGCAGACAACGGCGATATTTTTGCCCTGATTGAACGGCTGGCAGATTTGAAGCAAAAAGGCATCCTCAACGACGACGAATTTGCCAGCAAAAAAGCGGAATTGCTCCAGCGGCTGTAAATTCGCTAAAACGTCGCACTGGCATTGCGGCGAATAATCTCCGCCATGCCTTCTGGCTGTGGAGGCAAATCGGCGAGAATTGCCGCCACGAAAGCCGTTTTATCTGCCAGCAACGCCGTATTAAAGCGCTTTTCAAACGCAATCGTGGACGACGGTTTGCCCGAAATCCCCGCCCCACACACGCTACCCGCTTGCGCACCGGGGAAAACTTCGATGTGATCCGGCAGCGTCAGCCGCTTGTTGAACAGCGAATCGTGCAGCAAGCCGCCCATACGTTCTTCTTCACCACGCAAATCCGGTCGTCCCGCACTGCCCACAAACAGCGTATGCCCACTCAACAAAAACCACGGTTCAGCACTGCGGCGCACATCCGATACCAGCAAGCAAATGCTATCCGCTGTATGCCCCGGTGTATGCAGCACTTGCGCAGTGACATTGCCAATGGTCAACACTTGCCCATCCTTAAGCGCGGTAAAGGCAAACTGCGGCGTGGAACTTTCGTGCAAGCAATACGCCCCGCCGCAACGTTGCGCCAGTTCACGCCCGCCGGATACGTGGTCGGCGTGGATGTGTGTGTCGATCACGTAATCAATTTTCACCGCCTGTTGCGCGGCTTGCTGCAAAAACCACTCCACATCTTCGGCATGGACATCGACCGCGATGGCATGACCTTTACCGCCACAGCCAAACAGATAAGCAAGCGAGGAAGGGTTCGACGGTGCAGCACGTTGCAAGAAAAACATGGAGAATCCTCCTAAACAGTTTGAACAGGCAATCCAGCGGCTTTCCATTCGGGCAAGCCATCGACAAGGCGCACGGCGTTAATGCCATGCCCGCGCAAGGCTTGCACCATCTGGTAGGAATACACGCAATACGGCCCTCGGCAATACGCGACAATGGTTTTGCTGTCATCGAGTTCGTGCAGGCGTTCGGCGACTTCTTCCGGCAGCAGGTGAATCGCGCCGGGGATGTGTCCGGCGGCGTATTCGGCTTGGGGGCGCACATCCAGCACCGTGACTTCATCGCGCTGAATGCGGGTCAGCAATTCTTCCGCGCTAATGGCTTCCATCGCCTGTTTGTCGGTCAGGTAGGTGTGGGCAAGGCGCTCCACTTCTGCCAGATGCAATTCCGCCGTGCGTCGCAAACTGGCAATCAGTTGCACCACGTCATCCCCGGCGAGGCGGTAGCAACGGCGTTTGCCGTCGGTGCGGACATTCACCAGTGCGGCTTGCTTGAGGGTTTGCAAATGCCGCGAGGTGTTGGCTACCGTGAGGTTAGCAAGCTGGCTAAGTTCTTCCACGCTACGCTCGGCTTGTGCGAGGTAGTCGAGGATTTCCAAGCGTTGCGGGGAGGCAAGTGCTTGCGCAATCAGGGCGAATTGGGCGTTGACTTGCTGTTTGAAACCGGAGGCTGACATCAGGGATTTCTCATTCAATTGATGAGTTGAATGATTGCATGACAATGCGTATCCTGCAAGCTGTTTCCACCACAGGTTTTCTCCATGCCTCAGCTTCAGCACGGCATTCACGCCAATCTTGCGCCAATCTTGCACCAATTGTTACAGGTGTTTCTGGTCGGTTTAACCATCGGTATGACGCGCACCGTCGTCCCCGGATTGGCGGAAACCGAATTCGGGTTGGGAGGGCAACAGTTCTTTTTGCTGACCACGTTTGTGGTGGTATTCGGCGCAGTCAAATCCGTGATGAACCTGTTTGCGGGGCGGTTTTCCGACCGTTTTGGGCGCAAGCGGGTGTTGGTGGCGGGGTGGATGGCGGCGTTGCCGATTCCGTTTCTGCTGCTTTACGCGCCGAATTGGGGTTGGGTCGTCGCCGCTACCGCGTTGCTTGGCATCAATCAAGGCTTGTGCTGGTCGATGACGTTGAACAGCAAACTCGACATGACCAATCTGAATCAAAAAGGGCTGGTCAATGGGATGAATGAGTTTTCTGGTTATGCGGCGGTTGCGCTGGCGGGTGTTGTGACCGCGTGGTTGGTAGGGGTGTACGGCGCACGGTTGGGCTTGTTTCTATTTGGCACAACGGTGATTGTGCTGGGCTTGATCTTGGCGGTTCTTGTGGTGAAGGAAACCCGTCCTTGGGCGTTGGCTCATGTTCCCTTCGACTTCGCTCAGGGAACGGCTTTACAACCAGCACTAGGTCAAGCCTTCCTCTACGCCAGTTGGCAAAACCGCAACCTGTTAGCCCTCAACCAAGCCGGATTGGTGGAGAAATTCACCGACGCACTGGTATGGATCATCCTCCCCGTCTGGTTCGTCGCGCAAAACCTCACCCTCGTACAAGCCAGTTCCATCATCGGTGTCTACGCGCTGGTATGGGGTGCAAGCCAACTCATCACCGGCCCCGCCTCCGACCGTTTCGGGCGCAAACCCTTGATTGTCGGCGGCATGTGGCTGTGCGGCATCGGCGTATTGCTGCTGGTACTCACGCACACCGTATGGCTGTGGACGCTGGAAGCGGGGTTAATCGGTTTCGGCATGGCGATGCTTTACCCCACGCTGGGCGCAGCAGTCGCCGACGTTAGCCCACCCGCACAACGCAGCACCTTGCTCGGCGTATACCGTTTCT
The DNA window shown above is from Candidatus Thiothrix sulfatifontis and carries:
- a CDS encoding DUF3368 domain-containing protein, which gives rise to MIFCNTTPFISLAGIHQLELLPQVLGEIHVVSEVIDECAVGGVVSVPDLRTLPWVREVTSLPVIHTGILLELDKGEKHTIDMAKRMGAEWVIIDEKLGRNVAEYLGMRVTGTLGILLKAKQQGLIVSFRDAVNAMLEMGIRYHPALIEKLARTAGE
- a CDS encoding UPF0175 family protein codes for the protein MKQTISITCPSEILIGLHLNAERFAEYLKQQAAINLFKEGRISSGTAASWLEIPRVAFLRMAWDAGAVLLEDSSDDFERETALL
- a CDS encoding virulence RhuM family protein: MAVENEQNFIIYNTKDGKAAVSLYARDGNVWMNQNQLAELFATSVQNTNTHIKNILKEKELEADSVIKDYLITAADGKSYSVKFYALDMILAIGFRVRSSRGTEFRKWANTHLKAYLIKGFVMDDERLKNPNGRADYFDELLERIRDIRASEKRFYQKVRDLLMLSSDYDATDKATQMFFAETQNKLLYAVTGNTAAEIILQRADADAPNMNLTTWKGNVVRKADIIIAKNYLTADEVDSLNRLTVIFLETAELRVKDRQDLTLQYWRNNVDRLLTFNDKPILQTAGRISHAQMEQKVAAIYAEFDARRKHEQALEADAQDLQDLAAISNTVTNSKRGEK
- a CDS encoding type I restriction-modification system subunit M, giving the protein MNLSSTIKTIQDIMRKDAGLDGDAQRIGQLAWMLFLKVFDQREDEWEDDDARYQSPLPEDCRWRNWAAYLVDSQGKMQPQMKPSELIEYVNNTVFPQLKELEVHGDLKKQVIRSVFEDSNNYMKSGTLLLEVIEKLEEGIDFHDLKERQHMGDIYEQILNDLRSAGNAGEFYTPRALTHFMVQRVNPRLDKRETVLDPACGTGGFLTASIDHLHAQLTAQSSTADKVAIEASIFGFEKKQLPHLLCSTNLLLHGIDVPSQIEHRNTLAKGWNEWSPLDRRDCIITNPPFGGIEEGTSGNDYPLDIRTRETADMFLVLIIDKLLKSEGRGAVVLPDGTLFGEGVKAKVKKKLLDECSLHTIVRLPNGVFSPYTGIKSNLLFFTKGKPTETIWYYEHPYPAGYKSYSKTKPIRLEEFQAETDWWGDEADGFAARVENARAWKVDFKALKDDAESRAQPHWDRAENLGNQASDMESNIKGLRDSIKGDKDAAQRLAVEEQIAALRLEVEALRQQERDERSAGDRIFWPIYNLDRKNPNALEAASHDPDVLLEKYQRLLAEIAAVQDELKVELASALEKA
- a CDS encoding ATP-binding protein; amino-acid sequence: MQALFQRLITDFQDAPPKQVIAREQVIPVDSRKIISLIGVRRCGKTYLLYGLINQLRASVDPRNIIYLNFEDDRLHPLTLQDLDSLMEGYYALYPDKRTEKVYLFLDEIQNIPEWERYVRRIHDTLNVQLFVTGSSSRLLSQEIATSLRGRTLTYEVFPFSFREYLAYHQIDVNLHSSHSRSYIQHAFNNYLHQGGFAETFGETPDIQQRTWRDYLDLIIYRDLIERYDIKNTTLLRHLIRYAMSNIGTLISVNKLFNEYKGLGHKVSKETLYHYLGYLEDAYTLFNVSIFRNSVREEQHQPRKIYAVDNGFKTLLHTSLSPDYSKLYENLVFLHLRRQSREVYYYKQTQEVDFYVPGKPSQLVNVSVDIRTPATLEREINGLLEGMRYTGLEEATLVTQERADVLTIDGKRITIVPAWQYLLQ
- a CDS encoding DEAD/DEAH box helicase family protein, yielding MDKRTLTERDICTKYITPALLQAGWQQHQFREEVITAGRVKVWGNLAVRLTDPDVQGGLRRADFVLYARPNLPIAVIEAKQNKFSIGHGIQQALAYAEMLDVPFAFSSNGDGFVMQDRSGISQPVIQEFALDQFPTLATLLAIYLQWKGLTDLPTQQLLEQPYYSALHANQPRYYQRVAINRTIEAVAKGQQRILLVMATGTGKTYTAFQIIWGLWKAKAKQRILFLADRNVLVDQTMRQDFAPFGEYMHKIENRTAKKNFEIYLSLYQAVTGKEEEQQIYRQFPADFFDLVVIDECHRGRAAEDSSWREVLDYFSSATHLGLTATPKEVKPAKGDNAVKVPEFNLKYFGNPIYTYSLKQGIEDGFLAPYKVIRVVTDADALGYTPEKGTTDRDGKIVENRQYNTKDYDRTLVLKQRTALVAKRVWEFLSKTDPLAKTIVFCDDQDHAERMRQALVTLIPAAASNRRYVMRITSDDKEGKAELENFIDNDQPFPVIATTSKLLTTGVDAKTCKLIVLDQNINSMTEFKQIVGRGTRIREDYHKLYFTVMDFKNATRLFADKDFDGEPVTVYEPTADEPIVPPDDSELPPLPIDGSEEAEVPPYGKGKTDTGGTGKREKYYLDDVKVKLATEQTQYLDADGKLVTGQYRVLLKQQLQSNLREQFASLDDFLRRWNSAERKQAVLDELQVLGVTLETLHEVIPNSSDMDVFDLIAHLAFDQKPLTRQERAKRVKKRDYFSQYGTEARAVLDTLLEKYASNGIQNIEDPQVLEMPPFDRFGTKMQIRRTIFGGVAQYNQAVTALEQALYRSEG
- the arsB gene encoding ACR3 family arsenite efflux transporter, with protein sequence MSAQCEITAKQAAGASMGLFERYLTVWVLLCIVVGIALGSLFPDLFQAISTLEVAKVNLPVAALIWLMIIPMLLKIDFGAMREVGQHWKGIGVTLFINWLVKPFSMALLGWLFIRVLFAEWLPADQLDSYIAGLILLAAAPCTAMVFVWSNLSKGDANFTLSQVALNDTIMIVAFAPLVGLLLGISAISVPWDTLFLSVLIYIVIPVALSQVLRQVLLSQGKLEATLHTLQPVSLVALLVTLVLLFGFQGQQVLAQPLIILLLAIPIIIQVYFNSMLSYWLNRQFGVAHCVAAPSALIGASNFFELAVATAIALFGFNSGAALATVVGVLVEVPVMLSVVAIVNRSRGWYEAGLIGKQS